The following coding sequences lie in one Gemmatimonadota bacterium genomic window:
- a CDS encoding D-2-hydroxyacid dehydrogenase gives TSAGMDKALIPEVANSDITLCNASGVHAVQVAEHAWALTTALTRGLHVSFRHQLDHAWTRPPLADLLEATILIVGFGGIGQYYAQLAQGYDARLIALDIQGGDKPDYVEAIWDMDRLDEGLQIADVVFIAVPYTPETEKLINARTLSLMKNTAFLVNTARGPIVDEAALAEGLKNGEIAGAGLDVFEKEPLSPDSPLWDMENAIITPHAAGGSPNRHNRTVGFFCQNLKRYQAGEPLFNEVDKSLGYPKRERRVT, from the coding sequence CCACGAGTGCCGGCATGGACAAAGCACTGATCCCCGAAGTCGCCAACAGCGACATCACACTATGCAATGCCAGCGGCGTCCATGCCGTTCAGGTCGCCGAACACGCCTGGGCACTCACCACCGCCCTCACGCGCGGGCTACACGTTTCATTTCGCCATCAACTCGACCATGCCTGGACGCGCCCACCACTCGCCGACTTATTGGAAGCCACCATTCTCATCGTCGGATTTGGCGGCATTGGTCAATACTATGCACAACTCGCCCAGGGCTATGACGCGCGCCTGATTGCGCTGGATATACAGGGCGGAGACAAACCCGATTACGTCGAAGCGATCTGGGACATGGACCGTCTGGACGAAGGTCTGCAAATAGCCGATGTCGTATTTATCGCCGTACCGTACACGCCCGAAACCGAAAAACTCATCAATGCCCGCACCCTGAGCCTGATGAAAAATACCGCCTTTCTGGTCAACACCGCACGCGGTCCCATCGTCGATGAAGCCGCTTTGGCCGAGGGCCTCAAAAACGGCGAAATCGCCGGTGCTGGCCTGGACGTATTTGAAAAAGAACCCCTGTCTCCCGATAGCCCGCTCTGGGACATGGAAAATGCCATTATCACCCCACACGCTGCCGGTGGCTCTCCCAATCGACACAACCGAACCGTTGGATTCTTCTGCCAAAACCTGAAACGCTACCAGGCGGGCGAACCGCTCTTTAACGAAGTTGACAAATCCCTCGGATATCCAAAACGGGAACGGCGCGTCACATGA